In Acomys russatus chromosome 28, mAcoRus1.1, whole genome shotgun sequence, the genomic window taatttaaataatgataTTTAGTCAATAATTCTGTTGTACTTCAATATAGAAAATTATAGGCAACTGTGTTTTGTGTTATGAACTTTCATTTCATGGATACATAGAAATTTAGACTTTTTAGAATTTTCTATTAGAAAAATAAGGGTATTCAGTGCTATTTTCAAAAGGCATGAATGACGAATTATAGAAATGATCCTTAAAAtgggagtgggtgtgtctctgactcttttgcctgatcttgagatttttttcctcctattaTGTTGCCTGGTCTGGCCTCAATATGAGGGCTTTccccttgtcttattgtatcttgtttttgtcatgtttggtttttgtcaatTGGAGacatgctcttttctgaagagggaCAGTAAGGATGTGCATCTGAGGGACAGCAGAGATGCAGTGGGAgctgggaagaatggaggaagaggaaactgcagtctggttgtattatatgagagaagaatttattttgaataaagtaaaaaataataataataataatagcaataaccACCTCTGTAAATCTAGCTCACATTGACTGAGCCTAATGTCAGAACACTGGAAAATATTTGTCAGCAACTAAGCTTTGAATTTTCACTAACATCTATGTTCTATCTTCAGCCTGAATTTTCTTCTCaaagtttaaaacaattttaaaattaattaaacatttttttaatttttacatatacatttataaaagaaatagtgGGGGAAAAGATCAGTCAAGGTAGTATTAGATTAGAGAATTATTAAAGATGGAGAGTGAATTCATATCTAGTAAAAATGAATACACTGACTATTTATTTGTCTTGCTAACTAGCTGAACCTTAAGAGATATCCAAGATAGATGAAAACAAATCCCAACACATTAATATGAATCCGGACTTTCCTTAAGCCTTATTTTGATATGTATATCTCTTAAATATGAGGTAAAATGAAGTACATtttcactataaataaataaataaataaataaataaataaataaaagaatcactAATTTGGTCTTGAATTTAATAAAGTGTTTTTGGGTTACTTGTTTAAGGTGTCTGTTTTTAAGATGATAAAAGGAGTAGGAACAAAATTAGCCTAGGGAAGTTAGTCATGACCAAGGAGAAACcaagagtgattaaaaaaaaaaaagtctcagggGTAATTGGAATTATTACTTAGGGTGTGGAAGTCCATATACCACGAAGATGATTAGGAAAGGGGTTGTTAGCTAAGCCATTGTCTAAAACCCACTGAATCACTGGTCCCTTTCAATCATGATTGgtcccttttttcccccctaaacatgggttttaaattttaagagaGGATCTGAACGtcagaactgagaaagaaagggaCACAGACCTTGCAAAGGAGTAAGGTAAGTTATCCGATCTTTGCTTTGATAGCTTAAGAAGCCCGCTCTGGTACACTACCATGGCCACCCTAATGTGTGTGAAGTACCGTGGGAACTTTTACAAGCAGAGCCAAGGGATGAGAAGCGCCCATCAGTTACATTATGCATCCCTGCTGCTGTTTGTGTTCTCCTCCTGGATTAGGAAAACGATGCTGCACCCATACAGTTAATAATCATGAATATTATTAGACTTCTGATGGAGCAGTTCTCTCTCGCCTGGGACTGTTAGCTCTTTGTCATGATTCCTTTTCACTGCACTCATTAAGATCATGGTAATAATATGGCTCCAGGCAGGGGGTTCTGTGCTCACAGCCTAACAGTCACTTGCCGAGAAATAAACTTCACGGTCAAGCAGACAGCATTTCCCAATAAACATCTACATTGAGAGAAAACAGTCACAAAGATAACTTTTCTATTGGGAGCcataaaacataagtaaatacTGAGGAACCTACTCACCTACGGCTTGGATTAGACAGTGCCATCTGATGACTTTTGCCATGCCTTTATTTTTGTCATGTAATTTTAAGCAAAGAGTATCTTTTGGTGCTAAGTAATATTGTAATTCATTGTGTAGGTATatcatctgaaaatgaaaattataattcTTCTTGGACTCATAGGAGTTACATCATCAGCCCCGGTAAGTAAGTCATGGTGCCTTTGCTTTCACCATGTAAACCTATGCAATTCCTTTcttcaccatttttcttttttctttttcttctcctttttttttttttttttttttttagcttgtctCACAGCGTCTGTTGTCTGCTAGCAACAGTCATGAGGTTAGTTTAAGTAATTAAGACATTCTCCTGTATTCCATAAGTGAAAACACACTGGGAAGAGATTAAAAAGCCTGCAACCAGCCCACTTAGGTCGTAAACTTTCCAAACATATTTCTGAGTTGCATGGTTGCTTTGTCTACCGGGCAGCTTGTAGAAGGGTGTTTGTCCTCCCCGGGTAATCGTAAGCTATCCAAACACAGATACAACTGTGTCATCTGTAAACTTTGTTCCAATCTTACCTAATGTGGGTATTATTAAATACAGATGTGTAAGCATATAAAACACTCATACCACTGGGAGGAGCTGACACCATGTGATCTAATTAATACAAGGGGTGGCATTGGTAAACCCGAACCTTGGCTTCAACTCTCACCTCTCGTCACTATAGTTTAGGGCAGTCCTGGTGGGAGTAGTGTGTCCCTTCGAACTGGAGGCTGCCTTGTGCTTTGTCTGTAGAAAACGGTCCGGGATGCATCATCATCTTGTTTCCATGTCGTCTCTCTTTTTCTAGTTACTACTGAATCTTAATAATGGTCAACTTTTGCCACTGCAATTTCAGGTACTGCTATGTACATATCCATTTCCAAAGGACTGTATTCCTAGTGAGCATTTCTTATGGGATGAGATGAAAACAGCATGCACCCACTTATATTTGTTACAAATTTGACCTACACCGGGTAGTAATTTTGCTGGTCTTTGAGATGGTTAGCTATTTGAAACCAAGCCACGTCTAGCCAACTGCAAGaattgtgggggaggggcggaaCTTTTTAATCCAGTCAAATGCCTGCAGAAATGTATGTTCTTTTATCCCTCTGTGTTCCAGACTTCTCAGCACTTGAAAAAATTCATAATCTGTGATGTTTATAAGCAGTTGAAACGCAGTCTTCTCATAAAACATCAAATGTATAAACTAtctattttttttgtctttcttgctcAGGCTTGAGTCAAAGTTCTTCTTTTAACACAAAAGTGTACtatattctttctgtctttgctaTTCACAGGGTGCATTTAACTCCTGGATTCCTGCCTTCCCTGGgtttctgcagcagcagcagcagcaggctcaggTCTCAGGACGCCCACAGCTCCCACTGTCAACACTAGAGAGCTTTGCTGGCCTTTTCCCAAATCCTTTCTCAAGACAGGTTGGGGTTGTCcaaggaggccaggctggtcaacCAGAACTGTCACAGGCGCAGACAGCACCACAGACCCAACAGGGCACTAACCTTGTAAGTCAGGCTTCTTCCATCttgcttctgtaagacagaaaacaaaagttaTGGTGAATTAGCTTTGAAATATAATGGGAGGCTTATTAAGTTTTCTCCTATGCTGTTTCAACCATCACTATTAGTATCTCTATATAGTTCctattttgacattaaaaaaaaaaaacattataatcAATTGCCCTAAAATATAGTCAGTAATCAGGAgttaaaaacaatatatagacAACAAATGTCAGTGGGATATTAACTAATGCAAACGATACATGGGAAGCTAGCTCTATGGAAAATAGTTCAAGAATTGTAACAGGTTGAGAAGGATTTAGTTACATGGctttctgggtattttttttttcttcagatgtccTATGTGGTTCCCTTCAAAGTGCCTCAAGATCAAGCACAGGTGAGGGAAAAGAATGCTGTGACCAAGGCAGAAGTGGCTCACTGCACTCTCCAGAGCACTTACTGTTGCTCCCCCAGGTCTCCAGTGTCAGGGCTTTCAAAGGTGAACCACGCACCACTCTCTAGAGACACCACAAGTGGCCTCTAGGCATCTGCGGATGCGGGGCTTATTTGATCCTTTCAGAACAGGCAGCCCAAAGGGTCTCTAGGACCCTTGAATACCTATGGCATCACTGTGCCACAAGTGAatgagtccaggaaggccaatCGCATGTCTTCAATGTCTTTAAGTGCCAACACTGGGCAACAACTAAAGAGTAATACCATGAGCTGACTTCTTACCCtcccaaattttgttttttaagatgctGCATTGATATCTGGTGTGTAGTTATAAATAACACACATTACTATTAGAATATTTATTATCATAAATAACATTAACACATTATGGGTCTGTTACAAAATCCACTGGAAGCTTGCCCAGTCTCTTGTCTGCAGTGTGTATGATTTGACTCCACATTATAGTTAAATGATCATATCCCTTcagtcataaaatatttaaattaagattAACTATTAAATTCATTATGCAAACATGGAAAACCCTGATGATTTTAGGATAATTAGTTGTATAATACCTTGGGGTCAATGGAACCGGCTATATATAAATTGTTATCCACATGAAGACCACTGACATGTTCAAACAGAGTTACGGCACTTGGCCTTTCTATAATTACGCAATTAGTTTCACTCCCAGCCCCTTTACATAATAATACAGTTCTAGACATTATCTCACTGTATATCTTAAGTATGTAGAGAGTAAGATATGTGACAAATACAATTACTTCATTTTAAGGACCAGGAAACATAGTTTTAATAAGATTAAGTATCTTAACCCAGTGAGCTAAATAGCTTTTAGAAGCCAATCCCCTACCCCCTTTTTAACCACTAACCTAGTAGCTCTACCTCAAAAGCTTTGTGGGCCATTTCTAAAATTACAAATGCCTAAGCCCTGCCTTAAGCCTAAGATATCAAAACCCACCTTGGCCAGACAAACATTGTTAGGTTCTGAAGGCTTAATGGGTGATTTCTACTCTTGGCCAAGAAAAAACCCAATTAGTCAG contains:
- the Odam gene encoding odontogenic ameloblast-associated protein, whose product is MKIIILLGLIGVTSSAPLVSQRLLSASNSHELLLNLNNGQLLPLQFQGAFNSWIPAFPGFLQQQQQQAQVSGRPQLPLSTLESFAGLFPNPFSRQVGVVQGGQAGQPELSQAQTAPQTQQGTNLMSYVVPFKVPQDQAQVPQYYPVYMLLPWEQPQLTVTSPPQQTGQQLFEEQIPFYNQFGYIPQQAEPAVPGGQQHPAFDAFVGTAPETPGMPAEGGPLYPQREPITFKHDNAGVLMPSASPNPSTDNFFTSGIDPTIAPVLPEQKAKTDSLKEP